In the Pyxidicoccus trucidator genome, CATGGAGACCGGCGCGCGACGTCCGCTCGGAGAGATACTCCTGGAACTGGGAGTGCTCAACCGCGCCCAGCTCCGAGTGGGACTGGTACATCATCATGAGACCCAGGTCCCGCTGGGACGCGCGCTGGTGCGCGAGGGCGTCTGCTCCGAGGCCGACGTCCTCCGGGGCCTGGCCGCGCAGCTGGGCGTGGAGGCCGTGGACCTGCGCGAGCTGCCCGAGCGTGCCGTGGCCTCGCTGATTCCCGCCCGCGTGGCGCGCCAGTACCGCGCCGTGCCGCTCCGCGTGGAGCTGCTCCAGTTGGAGCAGGGGGAGCGCGAGGTGCTCCACATCGCCCTGCCCGCCCCTGTCTCCCTGGAAGCGGTGGACGCCGTGCGGGCGGTGACTGGCAAGCCCCGCGTCGAGGCACATGTCGCGTCGGACCCCGCGCTGACCCGCGCGCTGGCCGCGCTGTACGGCATCGAAGAGCCCGCCGAGCCTCCCGCGGTCCCCAGCCCATCCCCTGGAGGCCCCCTGCTGCTCTACGGCTGGCCCCCCGTCACCGCCGTCCTCATCTCCCGGCAGCTCGCCCGGCACGGCATCCCCGCGAAGGTGGCCACCCCACTGGAGG is a window encoding:
- a CDS encoding general secretion pathway protein GspE — encoded protein: METGARRPLGEILLELGVLNRAQLRVGLVHHHETQVPLGRALVREGVCSEADVLRGLAAQLGVEAVDLRELPERAVASLIPARVARQYRAVPLRVELLQLEQGEREVLHIALPAPVSLEAVDAVRAVTGKPRVEAHVASDPALTRALAALYGIEEPAEPPAVPSPSPGGPLLLYGWPPVTAVLISRQLARHGIPAKVATPLEVLHTGPDDVVLAPIQAMEGLLAGEVRIAGSLIVHGTSDDEGFERARQLGARGFLANPRDEQLLLRAIRRLRPEGNSSDNLPGGPDSAPHSH